The sequence below is a genomic window from Bacteroidales bacterium.
TCGATAATAGCTTGAATATATCCGAAATCAATATCAGGATAATCTTGATCTTCTTTTTCCGGTAAAGGTGTATTGTAAACTCGAGCAAGTGCATTTCCCAAATTTACTTCATCAGGGAAGTTGAGTTGCCCTTTTTCCAAGAAGAAAGTAACTTCTTTTGATGCTGTGAATGTGGATGGAAGAACAGGATAAATAGGTTTTTTAGAAGATTTTATCTTTTTATCTAGTAGTTCATAAACATCAAAGATGGGAGATAGTCCAGGAGTTCCAAAAATCACTACCATTCCATCAATTTGATCAAAATCGTTATTTACAGCATCTATAATAATTCCTAATTGTTCTGCTGTTCCCGTTGCTAGAAAATCAATTGGATTTGCCACGGATGAGCCCGGAAATAGTTTTGCTTTTAATTCTTCCGCTTTTTCTCCACTTAGCGATGGAACCTCTAATCCTCCTTTTGAAAGAGCATCGGTAAGCATAACTGCAGGACCTCCGGCATGTGTAATAACAGCTAAGTTTTTCCCTTTTAGAGGTGGATACATAAATACTGAGGCAACTGCAATTAAATCTTCGCGACCAAAACAACGAACGATTCCAGCCTTTTGAAACAGAGTATTAACGGCTTCGTCGGGACTGGCTAATGCGCCGGTATGTGATGATGCTGCGCGGCTACCTGCTTCTGATGATCCTGCTTTAATAGCAGCAATTTTACAGCCTTTTTGAATAAGTGATTGTGCGTGTTTTAGTAATTTTTGAGGCTTATTAATGGTTTCTATATAAAGTAGTTTAATCTTACTCGATTTTTCGGTATCAAAAGTATTATCAAGATGTTCGAGTAAATCTTCTACACCTAATTGTGCAGAATTTCCTACAGCAAAAATATTTGAAAAGCTTAGACCTTTAGCAATGCCGGCTTCCATAATAAAAGCTGCTGTTGCACCTGAGCCCGAAATAAAATCACATCCTTTAGGGTCGAGTTTGGGAATAGGCTCGGTAAAGATACTATGATGGTTAGGCGTTAAAATGCCTGTGCAATTTGGACCAATCAATGCGCCATCGTATTTATTTATTTGATCTACTATCTGTTTTTCTAATTCGGCACCGGCTTCGTTTTCTTCGCTAAATCCTGCCGAAAGAATAATAAAAGCTTTGGTGTCTTTTTTCTCTGTCAGGATTTGAATTGCTGGCAAAGTATATTTAGCTGCAATAGCGATAATCGCTAAATCAACTTGAGGAAGGGCGTTTAAATCTTTATAACTTACGATTCCTTGTACTTGTTCTTCCTTAGGATTTGAAACATAGAGTTTTCCAGAGAAATTACCGTCAATTAAATTTTTTAAAACCTTTCCTCCAGGTTTATGAATATCGTTTGAGCCCCCGATTATGACTATGCTTTTTGGATTAAATAGTTGATTAGCAATCATTTTGTGTTTTTTAGATAATTAGCTTGAGCAAAATTACTGCTTTATTTTGCATTCTGTGAATTCTTAAACAAAAAAAACCCGCCTTTTTTTAAGGCGGTCT
It includes:
- a CDS encoding acetate--CoA ligase family protein; translation: MIANQLFNPKSIVIIGGSNDIHKPGGKVLKNLIDGNFSGKLYVSNPKEEQVQGIVSYKDLNALPQVDLAIIAIAAKYTLPAIQILTEKKDTKAFIILSAGFSEENEAGAELEKQIVDQINKYDGALIGPNCTGILTPNHHSIFTEPIPKLDPKGCDFISGSGATAAFIMEAGIAKGLSFSNIFAVGNSAQLGVEDLLEHLDNTFDTEKSSKIKLLYIETINKPQKLLKHAQSLIQKGCKIAAIKAGSSEAGSRAASSHTGALASPDEAVNTLFQKAGIVRCFGREDLIAVASVFMYPPLKGKNLAVITHAGGPAVMLTDALSKGGLEVPSLSGEKAEELKAKLFPGSSVANPIDFLATGTAEQLGIIIDAVNNDFDQIDGMVVIFGTPGLSPIFDVYELLDKKIKSSKKPIYPVLPSTFTASKEVTFFLEKGQLNFPDEVNLGNALARVYNTPLPEKEDQDYPDIDFGYIQAIIDSNENGYLSPSAVRSLLDGAGIRRAGESTCGSADIAVSQAERLGFPVVMKVVGPIHKSDVGGVVLNVKDAKTVKKEFNRMMKIPDTTAVLIQPMLSGIELFVGAKYEDKFGHMILCGLGGIFIEVLKDISYGLAPISYSEAQKMIKSLNSYPIIQGIRGKAGINEDRFADVIWRLSALLQAAPEIKELDLNPLLGTEDKVIAVDARIRIEKKA